GCACTTTTGCAAGCCTTTTGTTTTATACTTTAAATCAACTCAACTTTACAGAACCTGTTCAAAATTTTATTAGCTACATTTTTAATTTTGAATTTAAATTTTTATTTATTGTTCAAATGGCGTATGTTTTTGCTGCTTTTTTTGCAATTTTATCATTTTTAGAATATGTGTTAATATTTTTTAATGTAAAGAAATATGAAAATAAATAAGACATTAATTTTGCTATTTTTATTTACAAAACTTTCTTTTATTCAAGCTCAAGTAAGTCAAATATTAACAGAAATTAGTTCCTTAAGTATTTTAAACAAAAATGGGAAAGGAAGTATTTATTTAAAAGTTAACAAATCTTCTGATTATATTTTAAGGTTAGATAAGAGTTCAAATTCCGATTTTGTTTTTAGAATTTATGATATTTCTAATAAAAAATACATAACTGATAAAGTAAAAAGAAGAGATTTTAAAATAAGGTTAGATAAAAATTCTCTTTATGCAATAATATACGTTGGTACTAAAAATGAAAATATAAAGTTTTCGCTTGCAGATTTAGATTTTTCAATTTTAAGTAGCGATTTCCTGAAAGCTAAAACATCTAAGATTGAAAAAGAAGATTTATTTTTTACTTTAAAAGATTTACCTGTTTTAAGTTTAACTACCAAGCTTAAAAAGTATATATTAAGGATTTATAAAGGCAATATTTATATTGCTTATCAGTTAGAAAATAGCGATGACATTAAAGTTGCTGAGTTTATTGAGAATGTTGGTTGGTTTAATCTTGATTCATCTGTTAATGGAAATATTACTAATATAGTTAATTTTGATTTTTCAATTAATTCAAAAGGAAATTTATATATTGCTTTTGTTACGAAATCAGGGTCTGATTTTGCCAGTGAGCTTATAGTTAAAAAATTTAATAGTAGAAAATGGATTGATATTAGTCCTGGTCACATAGAAAATTTTGGATCTTTATTAAATATTAGCATTGATTTAAAAGATAGGTTGTATTTGGCATATTTAAGAGAAATTGGAAGTGAATATAAAATCAATTTAATCTCAAATATGGGCTATGGAAGTATTTGGACCGATGTAATACATGCTTATTTAAGCAAGGGTGATTCTAATGTTAATTCATCAAACATTGGGCTAATATCTGAACCTTTTTTGGGTATTTTTTATAATTATAAGTCAAATAATGAGATTAAATCCGAATTTATTATAAACAATGAGAATGCTTGGGTAAATGCAAATATTCCTTCTGTTTATATGGCTAATTTTATTAAAGGCTTTTTTGATTCTAATTTTAATCAAATAATTATGAGTTTTGTTTCTGAAAATAGGCCCATTGTAAATATTTGTCCCTTGAAAAGCAATAGGTGGATTAATATAAGCCCTAATGTTGAAATGGAAGGTTTAAGTACTGATATTGGGCTTTATAAAAATAATTTGTTTTTAGCCTTTGAAGATAATAATAATGTGAGATTAATTTATTTTAAGAATAAAAATTGGTATTTTTTAAATAAGTTGGAGAATTTTAAAAGTGATGTTACTAGTCCCCAGATTGGAATTTATAGTAATCAAGGGCTTGTAGTCTCTACTTTAAGCTCTAATTCCAATGAATTATTTTTTACTTTGGTTTGCCAATGAGAGTAATTCAGAGTAAGGTCTAGTTTCAAGGTTTTCTTTTAGTCCAAATTGGTTGATTATGTTATCAATTTCTTTTTTTGCCAAGTCTATATCATTTTGATTGTTAATAATTTTTTCTATTTCTAAAAAAAATCCAAGATTTTTTATTTCGTTTATCTCTACATTTAAATTATTGGTTTGATAAATTAAACTTTTTTTTATCTTTTTGTATAGCTTTTTAAATTTAAGCTCTTTTATAAGGATTAAAAAATTGTTAATACTATCTATTTTGAATTCCACCTCTTTATTAATTTCTATAGTATTATTGTTATCTAATATTTTTTTTTTAAATGTAACAATTTTTTCTAGATTATTTAATTTTCTTATTCTTATAATTTTTTTTTGGTTTGAGTAATAGATGTCAGTTTTTATCTCTTCTTTAATAAACTTAAATTTTTTATTTGCCAAATTAACAATTCTTTTTAACTCTTTTGGAGGAATAAATGCTTTTGATTCTATTTCAAACATATATTAAAAATAATGTAATTATGATAATATTTCAATGTTAAAATATTATGCTATATAAGATGGCTTTTTAATAATTTAAACAACTTTTTGTATGATATGTTGAAATTTGAATTTAGCGACAGGTTTTTACTTTTTAGTTATTTTATTTTAATTATGTTTATAGGCTCTCTTTTGTTAATGCTGCCTATTTCCTGGGAAGGTGATGGCAAATTGACATATATTGATGCTCTTTTTACTGCTGTTTCTGCTGTAAGTATTACAGGCCTTATAACGGTTAAAATGGAAGGTTTTTCTACTTTTGGATTTATTTTGATAATGTTGCTAATCCAGCTTGGGGGACTTGGATTTATAAGTATTACTACTTTTTATTTGCTTATACCTAAAAAGAAAATGAATTTAACAGATGCAAGAATAATAAAGCAGTATTCCCTTTCAAATATAGAATATAATCCTATTAGAATTTTAAAAAGCATATTGTTTATAACTTTTTCAATTGAAATGATAGGTTTAATATTAATACTCATTTGTTTTAAACTTAGGGGAGTTAATATTTCGTTCTTAGAGGCTTTATTTACGACAATTTCTGCTTTTTGCAATGCGGGTTTTTCTATGCATTCTGAGAGTATTTATGCATGGCGAGATGTTCCTGAAGCTATAGTTATAGTTTCTATTTTAATAATTTGTGGTGGTCTTGGGTTTATGGTCTATAGAGATGTAAAGAATACTATTAAGAACAAAAAAAAACTGTCACTTCATGCCAAAATAGTTTTTTCTTTAAGTTTTTTTTTAATTATAATTGGTTCAATTTTATTTTTTTTTACAGAGATGCATAAATTAAAAGCTGGTTATTCAATGAGTACTCTAATATTTAATTCAATTTTTTATTCGATTAGCACTAGAACAGCTGGTTTTAATTATCTTGATAATTCTTTAATAAGCGGAAGAACCCAAATAGTTTCTTTGCCATTCATGTTTATTGGTGGCGCACCCGGATCAACTGCAGGAGGAATTAAGATTACAACATTTTTTTTAATTGTATTAGCTGTTTTTAAAAATCAAAACGGCAATGGATATATTATTGGGTCTTACAAGGTTTCAATAGATAGCATAAGATTTGCACTTTTATTTTTTGCAAGAGCTATTTTTATTTTAAGTTTTTCCTTTTTTATGCTTCTTTTTTTTGAGGGAGGATCTGGCAATTGGAAAGTTATTGATTTGGGGTATGAAGTATTTTCTGCCTTTGGAACGGTTGGTCTTTCGGTTGGAGTAACTCAGGATTTGTCATTTTGGGGGAAAGTCATTATAATTTTTACTATGTTTGCAGGACGAATAGGACTTTTTTCAATGGCTGTTTTTGTTTCAAGAAAGTCACGTTTTGAAGAATTTACAAGGCCAAGGCAAGATATTTTGGTTGGTTGAGGCATATGAAAACATTTGTTATTATTGGACTTAGTAATTTGGGAATTCACTTGCTTGAAGATTTAAGCAGACTTGATTGTCAAATTATTATTATAGATACATCTAAAGAGCTTATTGAAGAATATGACGTGATATCTACAGAAAGCTTTGTTGTTGAGCAATTTACTAAAAATGCTTTAAAAAGAATAATTCCTGTAGATACAGATGCTGTTGTTATTGACTTTGATGATGATCTTGGCAAAAGTGCTCTTGTTACTCACTATTGCAATCTTTTGGGTTTGAAGGAAATATGTGTTAAGACAGAAAATAGGGATGATGCTGAAATATTAAAAACGCTTGGCGCAACAAAGATTATATTTCCAAGTAAAGATGCTGCAAGAAGATTAACCCCGTTATTAGTATCTCCGAATCTTTCAACTTACAATATTATTGGGTATGATATTATTGTTGCTGAAACTGTTATTCCCAAAGAATATGTTGGCAAAACTCTTTTTGAAGCTGATCTTAGAAGAGAATGTGGTATTACAGTTATTGCTGTTAGGAATTTAAGTAATTCTAGGTATGAATTTGTTGATGGCGATTATTTTTTTTTAAAAGATGATAAAATTGTAATTTGTGGCAAACCAGATAGTATTGAAAATTTTACAAACAATAAAGATTTAATTAAAGATTTAATTTCAGGCTCTAAAGAGGATGAAAATTTAAATAAAGATGCCGATAAGAAATCGAGATTTTTAGGGATTTTTAATTTTATGAAAATTTTTCAAAAAGAGCGTAAGGATAATTAGGATTTAAGAATGACTAAAATTATTCCTGTAGCAAGTGGCAAAGGCGGTGTTGGAAAAACATCTTTTGTTGCAAATGTTGGTTATAAGCTTTCTAGTTTAGGTAAAACTGTAATACTTGTTGACCTTGATCTTGGTGGCTCTAATCTACATACGTGTTTGGGAGTTAAAAATAAGGGTGTGGGCATTGGTTCTTTTATTAATAAAAGGAATAAAAGTTTTTCAGATTTAGTATGCAAAACATCTTATGATAAGCTTTATCTTATTCCAGGTGATGCTCTTTATACAGGAACAGCTAATCTTCCTTTTTCCATTAAGAAAAAGATTATAGAATCCATTCAAAAAGATCTTATTGCCGATTTTATTTTTTTAGATTTAGGATCTGGAACTTCTTATAATACAATAGATTTCTATTTGGCATCTTATAGTGGTGTAATTGTTACAATACCAGAAACCCCTTCCATACTTAATGCTTATTCTTTTTTAAAGAATGCTCTTTATCGTCTTTTATATTTGGGATTCCCGCAAAAAAGCCCCGAACGGGATTATATTGGTAATTTTTTTAAAGATAAGATTGAAGGGACAAACCTTGGATTTAAAGATTTGATTGTTGGAATTGAGCTTATTTCTTTGAGTTCTTCTTTGAAAGTTAAGAGGATGATGAATAATTTTTATCCTAGAGTTGTGTTAAATAGAATAGAAACTAGCGAAGAGATTGCTATGTGTGAAAATTTAATTAATGTTGTTAAGAATAATATTAATAT
Above is a genomic segment from Borreliella mayonii containing:
- the cyaB gene encoding class IV adenylate cyclase, which translates into the protein MFEIESKAFIPPKELKRIVNLANKKFKFIKEEIKTDIYYSNQKKIIRIRKLNNLEKIVTFKKKILDNNNTIEINKEVEFKIDSINNFLILIKELKFKKLYKKIKKSLIYQTNNLNVEINEIKNLGFFLEIEKIINNQNDIDLAKKEIDNIINQFGLKENLETRPYSELLSLANQSKK
- a CDS encoding TrkH family potassium uptake protein, yielding MLKFEFSDRFLLFSYFILIMFIGSLLLMLPISWEGDGKLTYIDALFTAVSAVSITGLITVKMEGFSTFGFILIMLLIQLGGLGFISITTFYLLIPKKKMNLTDARIIKQYSLSNIEYNPIRILKSILFITFSIEMIGLILILICFKLRGVNISFLEALFTTISAFCNAGFSMHSESIYAWRDVPEAIVIVSILIICGGLGFMVYRDVKNTIKNKKKLSLHAKIVFSLSFFLIIIGSILFFFTEMHKLKAGYSMSTLIFNSIFYSISTRTAGFNYLDNSLISGRTQIVSLPFMFIGGAPGSTAGGIKITTFFLIVLAVFKNQNGNGYIIGSYKVSIDSIRFALLFFARAIFILSFSFFMLLFFEGGSGNWKVIDLGYEVFSAFGTVGLSVGVTQDLSFWGKVIIIFTMFAGRIGLFSMAVFVSRKSRFEEFTRPRQDILVG
- a CDS encoding potassium channel family protein, which produces MKTFVIIGLSNLGIHLLEDLSRLDCQIIIIDTSKELIEEYDVISTESFVVEQFTKNALKRIIPVDTDAVVIDFDDDLGKSALVTHYCNLLGLKEICVKTENRDDAEILKTLGATKIIFPSKDAARRLTPLLVSPNLSTYNIIGYDIIVAETVIPKEYVGKTLFEADLRRECGITVIAVRNLSNSRYEFVDGDYFFLKDDKIVICGKPDSIENFTNNKDLIKDLISGSKEDENLNKDADKKSRFLGIFNFMKIFQKERKDN
- a CDS encoding MinD/ParA family protein, yielding MTKIIPVASGKGGVGKTSFVANVGYKLSSLGKTVILVDLDLGGSNLHTCLGVKNKGVGIGSFINKRNKSFSDLVCKTSYDKLYLIPGDALYTGTANLPFSIKKKIIESIQKDLIADFIFLDLGSGTSYNTIDFYLASYSGVIVTIPETPSILNAYSFLKNALYRLLYLGFPQKSPERDYIGNFFKDKIEGTNLGFKDLIVGIELISLSSSLKVKRMMNNFYPRVVLNRIETSEEIAMCENLINVVKNNINIPIEFIGFVPFAKSFREAINNRVPFIDFEKNSKLNKYFEFIAGNLIKSPIEGSPYIYDDIYDMIKDQSRFIRK